CTTTAGGCCCAAATATGGTTGATTAactttatataattattttttatgtttGCTAACTTATATATTTGCATCTGAAGGAGCCAGTAAATTGGAGGCtgtgcaataataaaaaaaaccccactccctttctacaaccaggggtgtcaaactcaagacctgcaGTTTGGATCTGGTTTGCAACACTATGCCCAAGTAATCAAAACGTATGATCTGCTCTAGTACATAGGAATCAATTGTTCAATTGTCTTTGTCTTTTGCTAGGAAAAAAGTAATACTTTAGTCTTATCaatattgattaattgttcctcATTATTGTAGGGGTAGAGTTCTTAGTGCCCACTTCATGCCAAGAGGACAAAGGGGGTAGACAACATGGAGTAGAATTGGGTGGTGCCTATCAGCTAATTTAGggtatggatatttatttatttatttgtttgtttgtgaaatttatatgctgcccaactccaattggactctgggGGAGCTCACAATgataacaataattaaaatacagtattaaaaaattaattctcCAAAGAGTTTGAATTAGAGAGTTGATATATGTTAAAAACAAGCAATGGCGATAAAATACGTCTTGACAGTTTAAATAAAgtcagaaagccccccccccctttccccgcCTGAGGCTGTTTTTATCGTGTAGTTTTTGAATTAGGAACAAGAGTCTTTTGTCTATGGAGGATCTCCTCCAAATGTCTCAGAGTCTTACCCTTGAGATGTTGTTAAAGCTGCCTTGAAATCCATAAAGACTGCTTATCGATTCAAGTCAGAGTGGTTTGTATATCTGTCTGCCGGATGTTGAAGCTCTAAGCAATGGTCCCTGTTTGTTCAGGCTTGAGGCTATTGACAACATGTTTTGAAGTATGTATAGTACAGTAGGGGGGAAGGCCACACTAGGCAAGATAAAAGATGAAACATAACATACAAGACTCACCTCTTTTGCGTATGCATGCAACACTGAGGACAGGGGACATACAAAGAGGACAGAGCTGGCATCATGATGTTACATGCACCATCTTGCTTGTTTTGACCTGTCCCCACAAATATTACTGAAGTAAAAGGATTACAAACTAAATATGAAGCTTCAAGGCTTTGCCATATTCCACCATCACCCTGAAATATTggttcctgttctgtcgggctctctggtagactcctcccaaaaattcacaggtacaaatttcagacacacacacgtttgaaaattcaaaacaatgttctttataatgaaaattcacttaaactaagccctcatttggtatagcaaagagcacttgtctccaaacaaactggtaatttgtacaagtcccttatcagttctgtgatacttagcttgcagctgtgaggcaattcacagtccttcttctttcacaaagtgaaacatactttgctctggtttagtttcaaagcggggaaaaatcagcacacaaaaggtcaacatcagtaaagcagtcatgaaacacaacgatcagataatcctccacaatggccaaacccacaggctgctatttatagcagcctcactaattaccacagcccgacCCAACCACAggaggcctcattttctttgataataatctctcagttgttgttgcctatgcatcgctctccgcatgcgtggctgtatcattaactcttgttccgaatccaaggaggagctagataattgatctccttctgagctgtctgccacactctcctcctccctgtcactcatgtcttcttggtcagaggaaccttcatcatcagattccactggggggcaaaacaggcctgcagcatgtggatgtctcccccacatccacagtccttggggcaagagctgggccagagctaaccacaacagtttccacTCACACTAGTCACACTTTGAAAATCACCTAGAGATTCCAAAATGGGTGCTGAGTGGTTATTCACAGTTTAGGTCCATCCATGGCCTAAACCCTTCCTTACTTATACAGATGTAAATTGCTTGTTTTAACTATATATACTATCTAAAGGGATTTCAGAAGGGTAAGGTGGCCAACTGTCATTTCATATAATTCAGAGCTCTGCAATATAATATATTTTCCATATTTAATGAACATTTTAATACATGTAACTTGAATACAAACTTTGTTGGGCTAAAGATAATCAAGGTTCTTCAATTTTATACTGCATTATGAAAATATTCCTATCCAATGTTATATTCTAAGACTATTTGTTTTGACAATATGGATTCGTTGGCAGCTTTACAACTAGAGTGACATTCTTGGCGTTAATCCACATGTAGATTGAAATACTATTTTTTTGGTTGAACATTTTGGACATATGCAAGAATACACTGGCACTTTCCCCATTCCATGTAATTACTTCTCCAGATCATCCTGTTGAACTGGATGTCATCActgtcagaataaaaaaaaactatttttaaacatAGAGAATGAAAACGTATAAATTTTGTAAGATACACAGTCAGAACTTTACATCTGCATAAACAGAatagcttagagcagtgtttcccaaccttggcaacttgaggatatttggacttcaactcccagaattccctagccagcgaatgctggctagggaattctgggagttggagtccagatatcgtcaagttgccaaggttgggaaaccctggctTAGAGGGATCTTTTGTATTAATTTATTTCTTCCatatccacccccccccccacacacacaccaacactCCATAACACACAGAATATCAGGAAACAATATATACCCATGGGAAGGAGGGCAGGAGGGTAGAAGAGACATCTCACATCTTCTGTTAAAAATCATTCACACATGTTTAAAATATTGACACAGAATTGTTGGTACATATAGAttttatcaccattattattgttattattattgataatggGGTAAATGAATTCAAGTCTATTTTTATAGCAGCAAAAATAATTGCATTTGATAAAGTACAGTAgatttttgttttcaaatatattaatcttAAAATTGCCCTAGATTTGTTATTGATTTCAGCATACATAAATCTCCCAATAAATTCAGTAAGGTCAAATTTTAGAATATAACATATTAGGTCCTGATATATCTTGATAGCAAATAAAAACCACTAAGCAACTAAACTTGGGGGCAAGCGAACTAAGAGATCTCTTATTCCTCAAATGCACAGAGGCTAAAAGATTTAAGTAACAAATTGAAAGCCCCCATTTTATTACCTCACATCTGCTCTGAACCAACTAATCTGCCTTTAAAAATTCATTCTTCCTTCAGCATTGTCTCTTCATCATATCCATGGAGGGTAATCACACTGATCTATTTATCttagtttttctttattttgtcccaCTTTCCTCAGTTTAAGTACATGGGGATTAACTTCTTTTTTTACCTCAGTAACAACTTTATGAGATACCTTTGATGTCGAGATAGCTGTGGCCTTGGATCACCCAATCAGATATATAGTAAAGCATAGAACCAATCTCATGCACTAACCTCTGGGTCATGGTTTATTGTAGGGAATGTAGTGGGATAattttcaggctggtgtttctgtccttcttctcaggcgaacactgcgagacccgagctgcattccttctataaatactggtggctgggtgtggtttgatggctcagcaattgcctgctgtgtagaaacttcctggtgagtcagtggggtaacaattggggtcgttgatatagctgaggtatgctgattagttaatggttgtagattgggcgtgatatcctgagtagttggaacttgcaggctgcttgattgctttacaatgtgtgttctgagtctggtttctatggctgggatatgtttgagggctggtttccagatgtctggtaagcgagaggtatcatcccgcttgttcatattttggggatgtttttctatctcgattgcttccatgattattcttttgctgtagtgttctgttttggaaattaatttggtactgtcaaaatcaatttcatgtcctgtagttttgaagtgttggaaaagggaggaggttttttcttttttctttaatgcattcttatgttctgcaacacgtgcatttactctccagttcgtttgtccaatatatgtggctgggcagattttacacggtatttgaaaaccagggagtttatcaaataccgtgtaaaatctgcccagccaaatatattggacaaaaattcagcaaaaaaaaaaagtgacacatacagatagaattgttggctatcaataaaattaactgccttggaaatggccctgggttgggccgagaggcaaataaggagctgtgatgttccttcaatacaccagggtgatttgacacaaaatatgtaacccttccctggtgcagagttgaagggattggatactgtagcctagaggataattctctgccttacaaggcaaaggttgcaggttcaagtcccagtgggtatggctagctgatgaggccaaaataaggctaaaatagatctatcctcgtctcccttaattttcaaattcagcaaaaaaaaagtgacatatatatatgtagtctTGGTAATTGCATCTTTTTTATTTGGAGAGTAGCATGATACCGCCAGTGAATAATAATGAAAGAGATATTAGCTTTGAATTCTGCATCTAATTAATCTGGTTGGCTACTGATTGACCACTGAGATCAACATAGAATGCTGAATTGCGGAGACTGATGCTCTGATCTAGTATTTCTCAACCCTGACAACTTTCAAGacatatgaacttcaactcccagaattcctcaggcaacaaggctggctgggaaattctgggagttgaaatctatccATTTCACAATTGCCAGAGTTGAGAAACATTGTTCTGATCTATCAAATAGTTGTAGCCATGTGTTTGAGGATATGGACATAATTTTCTCTTTTAACTGGAAAATATTTGGCTCAAATTGAGAAAAACATATAAATTAGCATTATCAAAAGAAAACAGTTACTCTTACAGTATGATCTGTGTAGCCCTTAACAACTATTTATTCAAAATAAGCATTATAAATTCATTTATAAATATCACAGTTGCCAAACATAGAATATGACACTAGCTATCTTAATTAAGAATATTGTATTGAGTTTTTATTTACAATAACAATCATTCAATGGTGCATTTGCCTATTCAGAAGTAAAATCCACAAAGTATATTGGAACTAGAGGAGAAGCTGGAAGTGTCATGGTGAGACTGGCTGGAAAATAGCGGGCTCCGATGAGCTCCGTGAAAATCCATATTGATGAACCATTGTTGGGGGGAGGGTGTCTTTGGACCCGAACCATCCTATAGAGATGGTAAAGAAGGAGAGGCATCTAGGACGACTGAAAGGAACAGGCAAATTCCTCGACAAGCCAGAGACAGCTCTTCAGACCAGTGGCGCAGTGGTGGCCATTTCAAAATGACTGCTAAGAAGCTAAGGCAACCGGACTACATTTTTGTGCAGGAGCAATGTCTGAACATAGTTTTGGAACCAGGTGACTGATTCGCCAACTCAGGTAaaagaaaattttgaatttggaTATTAGAAGGTGTCCCAGAGCTGAAATTATTGGCTAATTGGTAATTGGGAAATAACATGCAGGGAGAAGGGCACTAAAGAACACTAAAGCCCAAGAAAATTACTATTTTTACAACtgaataaaagaaacaaaaggaaagaatCTGGAGAAAATAAGTGGAGATAAAGAAATATGCCAAGAGCACATTATGATGAAAAACAGAGATATAATGTAAAATGGATTGTGTACATGAAAAGATATGTAAGAATGATTTGGACAATACTTTGTTCATAAAATATGTATGTTTGGGGGAGGGAATAAAAATTGtaataaaaattgattttaaaaaattatattggaACTTATTTCCAGATATATAATATAGGATTACAACCTAAATTAAGTGTCATGTAAACATTGGCACATAACATCCCTTCTCTCAAACAAGCCCTGGTGTGATCTTCAGAGCCACTAAAAAAGTTTCTGCTGCTGAATTTAAAATGTTAGAGAATGGAAAAGATATTAAATGCATGAGGAATAATTACATTATagttaattaactaaataaaataaaacttgcatcatttttaaaaagtaggccAGTTTTGCATTCCTAGCTTTCTACTGAAAGGGCTAAATGTAGCCTTCAGTCCACAAAAGTTTATGCAATTCTGGTTCACAAAACAATTTAACTAGAAAACATGTTGGAAATGAATATTTCTCTGGCAAAAGCAGAGCATCTTTCTTctttgtcaaagccagaatttttATCacaggtaaaaataaaaatggatctATCTCCCTGACATGTATGGAGCTTGAGGTGTCCTTGCTAAATAAAAGGATTTAGATACACCTACTATTCATTACCCTGGTTAATCTTCTCAGGAAATATTATATTCACAGAAACATTTTCATCATCATTTGCTTTTAGAAAGCAATCTCTCTCCTTGCGCAGTAAATGGCTGTATCTTGCATTGGATAGCCATACTTCAAATTTAGAGAAAAATATAATCCCAGTTGTACCCAAAACAACAAGACATGTAAGAATGCTTAGGACCATGAAGCAGATCACCTGACTCTTAGTGAGCAAGGACTGCCTCTTTTCGATTGTCTCTTTTATGGTCAGTATTTCCTTCTCTTGCAGCTGAGCTGGTTTAAGGTGCCCTCTCAAATGCAGGTGGCGATTCTGATTCTGTCTTTGTTTAACCACCACATTCACACTTTTGTTTCTAGTGGAAAAACTACAGGTGGGCCCAGCAAAGTATGGTTTGCAACTACACACGAAGCCTCTGCTACGGTGTCCGTGACATGTCCCACCATTTTCACAAGGGCTACTATCACAAGCTGGGATGTGATTACTGCATAACACACCTCCATAGCCAATAGGACAAGAGCAGTGGAAGCTCTTGTCAATATCTGTGCATGTGCCTCCATTTTCACAAGGGTTTGGTTCACAGTTATCAATATCAAGTTCACAAAACTGTCCAGTAAATCCTGGAGCACACACGCAAGATGCATAAGGTGCAAACCCATCATCGTCCAAACAACTTCCTCCATTTTGACAAGGCGAGCTGCAATtcaaaagaagaggggaaaaatacATGAATGAAAGGGTGATCATTTATAACAGGGGTCCCCCAACCGCTGGGCTGCAGTCCACTTGTTCAGAACTGGGCCAGTGCAAGTGGTGGGTGAGTGTATGTATGAGTGCAGAGCTCCATTTGTGGGCCATCACTTGTGCAAATGTGCACATCTACCACTCTCACTGAACCATCCTCTCTCCCACCTGCTAGGCTGCCAAACCAGaaagttggggaccactgatttatAATTCACACCAGTAGCAGTTCTGTTTCCTTACATTTTTCTTCCCCcatccccattttttttaaaaaacttgaatgcataaaatgaaatgttttaagTTTGAGGCAAAACACCACCCTTAGAGGTGTTTTACTAGAGCATTCCAAACACAATCCATTTGAATTTTTCTGAGTATTAGATTACAGATAATACAGCAAAGTCTAAGTAAGGTGTAGATCCAGGATTAAtccagaccagaggtcttcaaacttggcaactttaagacttgtatatttctattcccagaattctccagccagcatagttggctggagaattctaagaATAGAAGTCcacaatcttaaagttgccaggcttGAGGATCCCAGATCTAGACTCACAAAGACCACTGTTTCACTGTTGTGAAAAAAGGTTGACAGCTTGACTGCCTGGGATCATAGGCAGTTCTATGGCAAAACTGTAATTTGCTTTGGAAAGGCTTCAtccatatcttcttccagactgGGTATGGAAGAGTAGACAAGAGTTGTATtgcttttatttgttcatttacttTAGCACAGATGTATTCTATGGTATTGCAAAGTTTCTTCGTTTTGAGCAGATCTTTTAAAAAACCAGtagttcttttcttccttttctctgctTTTGTTCCTTTTACAGAAATCGTATTCTTCAGTCGCTGCATTCCAAGAGACTCATCACACCATATGTCTGCCATGTTTATTAAATCATTTTTTGCCTTTTATACTAAGAGCTCAGACTCATCTTATTTCCCATGGTCTTAATATTAGTTTATAACTAATGAAAGTCATAAATTTTCTGAGCCaatattctgatttttctttgtgtGCTTTCAGAATCTCATTTCAGCAACTTCTACAGTGCACAAGTCTTTACAAGGTCTTATTGCATTTCCACCACTCATTGGTTTGTATTTAAAGTCCTCCTGATCAACATATTTCTATCAGTTCCTGCAGGTACATCCCTTCTTGTGCAGGCAATCTATCTACAAAGTTCAGACCATGATTCTGGAAACCAAATGTCTTCCTTTGAAAGCAAGTCATATATAAAATCTCTGATACTTGTACTTAAATACCATAAAAACCTAGGATATGATTGGTCTAGAACCAACAGAATGTATTCTTGTGCCATGATTTTTTGTATTGTTAAAAATGAATGGTAAAAATGAGGACTGAAATGTTACTGGTGTCTAATGAATATCTGCAATGCTATTAgatccaaaaaaaatttagaagtGTCTCTCTATTCTTATGCTTTGTGTCTCCATGTATTTCATCTAACTCATTGTATAATTTACTGTgggaaaaatataaaagaaattgatATTGTAACCAGGAAAAAAATTACATGGTCATGCTTAAAAGTCTAGAATTTATATTACAAATGGTAAGATTCTTGTCCAAAGCTGCTATTTGGGAACACAGTTTGGGAACATAGTTGAGTGGAGACTTTCAAACTCGGTTTAAAAACCTCATATAAAACATGGCGGCTAACTAATAGActtcaacatatatatatattctccatTTGTATTGAGTCATTATAAATATTGAAAACATAactattgtttttatgtatttatttatttatttatttatttatttaattaatgttttatttattgaatgttttatttatttattattaattgattttatatgccgcccctgtccaaagactcagggtggcttatttGTTCCAATTGTTGAGGTCTGCCAGCGGTCTACGGAGCTGGCGGCAGAATTGGACAGCAACAAGCCTGGGGAGGAACAGGGAGAGCCTGTTCTCAAGGAACACATGCGCCGAGCTGCCAGAAAGCAAGAACAGAGGGGAAAGACTATTCGGGAATAAGGTTTGGAAATAATTGGTCCCTCCCATAAGCTATATAAGTGGAACACAAGGAAGGGttcattgcaggaagcaactttgttcaaCTCTAACTCTAGTCATTTAAGCTTggattctgtttctgtttctgtttggccttgcCACGTTTCTTGCTAATTGGTTCTTGGCAGTTTGTCAAGGAAGATCAAGGTGCATGTGTTTATCTGCTTTTCCCTGAAAGACTGTTGTCGGACTTGTTATCAtttgtttgggacttattacagctggcaatgaaaataattatcagctgtaaaaataaaagagggTTTGGGGACACCATTTGTTCTATATTATTTAATCAGGAAGCCTAGACCAGAACAGTAGTTCGGTTGGAAAGAAATGGGAACATACAGAATATATATTCAATGTTTTCCCCTAGTCAACTGTGGTTTTACCCACAACTTTCTAATCAAAATGACACCCActtgtcatcttttttttttttactcatgaATTAAAAAATATCATAGCCATATTAATTTGTTTTTCTGCTTGGGAACAAACACATTTGCAGCAAAACAGCCTCCTTTTAATGGCAAAAAGGCCAAAACTCCTTCAGgtcttgggttttttcccctctctgttAGATATTGAAGCCAAAAGTGAGCAGAGCTGGTGAATAGTATACCAAAAACAAATGAATATATCAAATTTATCTAAATAATGAATTTGCT
This genomic window from Erythrolamprus reginae isolate rEryReg1 chromosome 1, rEryReg1.hap1, whole genome shotgun sequence contains:
- the DLK1 gene encoding protein delta homolog 1, with the translated sequence MTKHTSIYTYIYVLGRREYSSRVQRRRAPSAFPLQAFEVGHVSLRRARLAMDSHTAKYLGCFFWPLVVCLPLAQGADCKPGCHPVNGFCEVSNECRCRPGWQGPLCDRCVPFPGCLHGTCVKPGQCMCEEGWIGSRCDTVVHPCSSKPCSNYSKNCVETGNGGYSCLCAHGYMGKNCHMKKGPCIVNGSPCQNGGSCLDDDGFAPYASCVCAPGFTGQFCELDIDNCEPNPCENGGTCTDIDKSFHCSCPIGYGGVLCSNHIPACDSSPCENGGTCHGHRSRGFVCSCKPYFAGPTCSFSTRNKSVNVVVKQRQNQNRHLHLRGHLKPAQLQEKEILTIKETIEKRQSLLTKSQVICFMVLSILTCLVVLGTTGIIFFSKFEVWLSNARYSHLLRKERDCFLKANDDENVSVNIIFPEKINQGNE